The genomic interval TCCGGACCATCCCGGAAAACCGCTGAAGAGCAATCTCGGCATGTACCGCATTCAGCTGAGCGGTAATGTATTTGAAATCGACAAAGAGATCGGTCTGCACTACCAGATTCATCGCGGTATCGGCGTTCATCAGAAACTGCATCTGGATCAGAATAAGCCGTTCCGTGTGGCCATCTTTATCGGCGGCCCGCCGGCCATGACTTTTTCCGCAGTAATGCCGCTGCCCGAAGGCATGCCCGAAGTGGCGTTTGCGGGATTGCTGGCCGGGCGCCGTTATCGGTATACGCGCTATAAAGACTGGACCGTTTCGGCCGACGCTGATTTCTGCATTATCGGCACCATCAACGGCACAAAACCTGAAGGTCCGTTCGGCGATCATCTGGGCTATTACAGTCTGAAGCACGATTTTCCCTGTCTGGAAGTGGAAGAGGTTTTTCACCGCAAAGATGCTGTCTGGCCGTTCACGGTGGTCGGCCGCCCGCCGCAGGAGGATACGACGTTCGGAGAGGTGATTCATGATATGACCGGCGTTGCGATTCCTTCCGAACTTCCGGGACTCAAGGCCGTGCATGCGGTCGATGCCGCCGGCGTGCACCCGCTGCTGCTGGCGATCGGAGAGGAGCGTTACACGCCCTACATGAAAACCATCCGTCCATCTGAACTGCTGACCATTTCCAATGCGATACTGGGCAAAGGTCAGTTGTCGCTCGCCAAATATCTTTTCATCGTAAACGAAGCGGACAACCCGCAATTGGATATCCACGATATTCCGGCTTATTTCGGGCATCTGCTCGAACGGATTAAATGGGAGCGGGATGTTCATTTCCATACGGAAACCAGTATTGATACGCTCGATTATTCCGGGGATGCTTTGAATCACGGATCCAAAGTGGTTTTTGCGGCCAGCGGCACTGCGTTCCGGAGCCTTGCCACGGAGAAACCGGATCTGGAAAACTGCGCGGTCGTTGCGCCCGGTATTCTGGCTGCGGCTTCAACATTCGAGCCGGAGACCTTTGTCAAACATCTGGATGGCCGTATTTCTGTTCATGATTTTCCGCTGGTGGTGCTTTGCGACGATCCGGAATTTGTGGCGAAGGACTTCGGTAATTTTCTGTGGGTCACGTTTACGCGGTCGAATCCGGCCCGGGATATTTACGGCGTCGGTGCGGAAACGCGTTATAAACACTGGGGCTGCACCGGACCGCTGATTATCGACGCACGCCTCAAGCCGCACCATGCTCCGCCGCTGATTGAAAATCCGGAGATTACTGCGAAGGTTGATGTGATGTTTGCCGACGGCGGCGTCCTCGCCGGGATCAGGCGCTAATGATCCGCCTGCAGCCAGGCGATGGCTTCGGCGCGGGTTTTAAAAAGTTTCACATTCTGGCCGTGGGTCATGCTGATGGATTCGTAAAGTTCATAGCCGCTCATCCCCGGTTTGGTCAGTACCGCGCGTTTCAGGTTTTCCGTCAGCGGCGAGGCTTTCGCTATTTTCGGGAAATTCAGGATATCGATGGAGGAAAGTTTGAGCTCTCCGTTCCGGGAGTCGCTCAGGAGTTTTCGGCACCGGGTTTCTTCAAGAACAGGCAGTAGCGCGGCAAGGTATTCTTTGACTACTGTCATGGTGATCTCGCCGATGAATGTGGATACAATGATATCTTCATCGGTATCGTATTCGATATTAAAAGGCATTTCTCTCTCCCGGTTGAACACTCGGAATTGTATGCCTGTTTTCAAGGATTGGAAGAACGATCTGAAAGAATACGAATCCGGGTTCAGCCTATGCATTTTCGCCGGCTACGAATCCGGTGGTCCAGCAGAGCTGAAGTGAGAAGCCGCCGGAGGGGCGGCTGATATTGAGCATATCGCCGGTAATGAAAACGTTGGGATGCAGGCGGGAGGCCATGGTCCGGGTGTCAACCTCTTCCAGCGGAATTCCGCCGTCGCAGACGACGGCCCAGTCGTATCCCATGGTGGCGGTGATGGTGAGCGGTAGCCCTTTAATGGTGCGGGCCAGGTGTTTACGTTCCTCCTGCGTGACAATATTCACCTTTTTTTCGAGAAGTTCAACGGGCAGATGGGTATTCAGCGTTTTGGCCATCCCGGTCGGGACCAGCAGTTTGGTGACATTGCGGATGATTTTGTTTTTGTTATTGTCGAAGACTTCGAGAATCAGCCGATCGATTTCATGAATCTCCCGTTTCGGGAAAAGATCGATGGTGGCGGCGACGGGGCCTTGTTTCAGCAGTTTTTTGACGTTGTGGGCACTGTTGAGAATCAGCGGGCCGGAGAGACCGAAATGGGTGAAGAGGAGTTTCCCTTCACGGAAAAAAGCGGTTCCGTCTCTGGCGGTAAACGTGATGCGCATGGGTTCGAGGGCCGTTCCGGAGAGATCTTTCACCCATTGTTCCTTCACTTTGAGCGGAACGATATCGGGTGTGGCTTTGATGATGGTGTGTCCGATATTTTTCAGCCATTGAAACGCTTCGCCGGTGGAGCCGGTTTCGGGATACGCCGTTCCTCCGGTGGCGAGAATGATACTTTCGCTGCGGATCGGACCTTCGTGGGTCTGAACGCCGCAGACCTTTTCGTTTTCGGTCAGCAGACCTTTTACGGTGCTGCTGAAGCGGCATTCCACGCCAAATTCCGCCATGTATTTCCGCAGCGCTCGTGTAACGTCGGCGGCATTGTCGGTTTCCGGAAAGGCGCGTTTGCGATCTTCGGAAATATAGAGCGGCAGGCCGAGGTTTTCAAAAAATTCAAAGGTGTCGTGTGCGGAAAAGCGGGAGAAGGGGGAGAATAGAAATTTGGCGTATTCGCCGTAGTTGGCGAGAAATTCGCGGTGGTCGAATTCGCCGTTGGTGATGTTGCAGCGTCCGCCGCCGCTGAGTTCGAGTTTTTTTCCGGGAGCCGGGTTCTTTTCCAGCAGCAGGACATTTCTGCCGTATTCCGCGGCATGCCCGGCCGCGATCATTCCGGCGGGTCCGCCGCCCACCACGATTACATCATAATTTTTCATGGCGGGAACTTACTGGTGCGTTGGATTGAATTCCAACTGAAAGTCGCTAGGATGTTGCCCCAACCAGGGG from Verrucomicrobia bacterium S94 carries:
- a CDS encoding aminoacetone oxidase family FAD-binding enzyme encodes the protein MKNYDVIVVGGGPAGMIAAGHAAEYGRNVLLLEKNPAPGKKLELSGGGRCNITNGEFDHREFLANYGEYAKFLFSPFSRFSAHDTFEFFENLGLPLYISEDRKRAFPETDNAADVTRALRKYMAEFGVECRFSSTVKGLLTENEKVCGVQTHEGPIRSESIILATGGTAYPETGSTGEAFQWLKNIGHTIIKATPDIVPLKVKEQWVKDLSGTALEPMRITFTARDGTAFFREGKLLFTHFGLSGPLILNSAHNVKKLLKQGPVAATIDLFPKREIHEIDRLILEVFDNNKNKIIRNVTKLLVPTGMAKTLNTHLPVELLEKKVNIVTQEERKHLARTIKGLPLTITATMGYDWAVVCDGGIPLEEVDTRTMASRLHPNVFITGDMLNISRPSGGFSLQLCWTTGFVAGENA
- a CDS encoding UbiD family decarboxylase; protein product: MGYQSTNECIQALENAGQLFRIKDEVDPYLEMAEIQRRVYAEKGPAILFEKVKGCRFPCVSNLFGTPERARLIFKDTYDNVAAMVAAKADPASLLKHPGKALKAGLSGLNALPKKVSPSAAPVFECRAKISDLPPIVSWPDDGGPFITLPQVYSEHPDHPGKPLKSNLGMYRIQLSGNVFEIDKEIGLHYQIHRGIGVHQKLHLDQNKPFRVAIFIGGPPAMTFSAVMPLPEGMPEVAFAGLLAGRRYRYTRYKDWTVSADADFCIIGTINGTKPEGPFGDHLGYYSLKHDFPCLEVEEVFHRKDAVWPFTVVGRPPQEDTTFGEVIHDMTGVAIPSELPGLKAVHAVDAAGVHPLLLAIGEERYTPYMKTIRPSELLTISNAILGKGQLSLAKYLFIVNEADNPQLDIHDIPAYFGHLLERIKWERDVHFHTETSIDTLDYSGDALNHGSKVVFAASGTAFRSLATEKPDLENCAVVAPGILAAASTFEPETFVKHLDGRISVHDFPLVVLCDDPEFVAKDFGNFLWVTFTRSNPARDIYGVGAETRYKHWGCTGPLIIDARLKPHHAPPLIENPEITAKVDVMFADGGVLAGIRR